In Clostridiales bacterium, a single window of DNA contains:
- a CDS encoding monovalent cation/H+ antiporter complex subunit F has translation MSNIHLIITSCFYAALCLMLIYRVAKGPHAVDRVVAGDTIDSITVVIMVLYGAISNRGIYLDIALIVSLLGFISTVAISKYLEGRL, from the coding sequence TTGAGCAATATTCATCTTATTATAACTTCATGCTTTTATGCCGCTCTTTGTCTCATGCTCATATATAGAGTGGCAAAAGGTCCCCATGCGGTGGATAGGGTCGTTGCAGGAGATACGATCGATAGCATAACAGTTGTAATAATGGTTTTGTATGGGGCGATATCAAACAGAGGGATATACTTAGACATTGCTCTTATAGTTTCACTTCTCGGATTTATAAGCACGGTTGCAATATCTAAATACCTGGAGGGAAGATTATGA
- the mnhG gene encoding monovalent cation/H(+) antiporter subunit G, with protein MKILLTIIIDLFFATGGFFALAGVIGIIRMPDSYCRMQSSTNTATLGTICVLIGVSLYGFFILNSVAIGVKPIVISLFILFSNPVASHSIAKAAKKCGVFMLNKSRVDEYGRDNPQ; from the coding sequence ATGAAAATTTTGCTGACGATTATAATTGATTTGTTTTTCGCAACAGGAGGTTTTTTTGCTCTGGCTGGGGTTATAGGCATAATAAGGATGCCTGATTCATACTGCAGGATGCAGTCGAGCACAAATACGGCAACATTGGGTACCATTTGTGTTCTTATAGGAGTTTCATTATATGGTTTCTTTATATTGAACTCTGTTGCGATAGGGGTCAAGCCGATCGTAATAAGCCTGTTTATTTTGTTTTCGAACCCTGTTGCTTCCCATTCCATAGCTAAAGCCGCAAAGAAATGCGGAGTTTTCATGCTGAACAAATCCAGAGTTGATGAGTATGGGAGGGATAATCCGCAATGA
- a CDS encoding DUF4040 domain-containing protein, with protein MTGIDVLNTIIIAGIVISAIITAVVEDTLSSIISMGAVGSFVALEFLLLHAPDVAIAEGSVGAVLTPIIFIIALRKVKGGNKD; from the coding sequence ATGACAGGCATTGATGTGTTAAATACTATTATAATTGCAGGAATAGTCATAAGTGCGATTATTACGGCAGTCGTGGAAGATACGCTGTCGTCTATAATATCCATGGGCGCTGTCGGCTCTTTTGTCGCCCTTGAATTTTTGCTGCTGCATGCGCCTGATGTTGCAATAGCAGAGGGTTCGGTAGGTGCGGTGCTGACGCCGATAATTTTCATTATAGCCCTTAGAAAAGTCAAAGGGGGTAATAAGGATTGA
- a CDS encoding MnhB domain-containing protein, protein MRKNRKTKNIIVKCGSDFLLPVTLIMGFYIILHGHLTPGGGFQGGVVVAAAIVLIFLAYGNKGIKKTFPVPEFLKETENVGSLMYSYFAMLGIFMGANFCRNTIFKIGRPGELYSSGTIFWMNFSVGLKVMMGIGFMLIVMLAVLDVKNAEQGVNKN, encoded by the coding sequence ATGAGAAAAAACAGAAAAACTAAAAACATTATTGTAAAATGTGGCAGCGATTTTCTGCTTCCCGTGACGCTCATCATGGGTTTCTATATCATACTTCACGGTCATCTGACGCCAGGCGGAGGCTTTCAGGGAGGAGTTGTTGTAGCGGCAGCGATTGTCCTGATATTTTTAGCATATGGAAACAAGGGAATAAAAAAGACATTTCCTGTGCCAGAATTTTTAAAGGAGACGGAAAATGTGGGATCCTTGATGTATTCATATTTTGCGATGCTGGGGATTTTCATGGGGGCAAACTTTTGCCGCAATACGATATTTAAAATAGGCAGGCCCGGCGAACTATACAGTTCGGGAACTATTTTCTGGATGAACTTCTCCGTAGGACTTAAGGTCATGATGGGAATAGGATTTATGTTAATCGTCATGCTCGCTGTCTTAGATGTCAAAAATGCTGAGCAAGGGGTGAACAAAAATTGA
- a CDS encoding NADH-quinone oxidoreductase subunit K, with protein MIINYAGAFIVIITGLYMVLTKKNLIKIVLGLSMIDSGTNLLLISFGYRDNATAPIFDTAAQKLDHAPFVDPVPQALTLTSIVIGACVTALALSLVIKVYEHYGTIDADKVRRLNG; from the coding sequence TTGATTATAAACTATGCTGGAGCTTTTATAGTCATAATAACCGGGCTTTACATGGTTCTTACAAAGAAGAACCTTATAAAGATCGTTCTAGGGCTATCGATGATAGATAGCGGTACGAATTTGCTTCTTATATCTTTTGGCTACAGAGATAATGCGACGGCACCGATATTCGATACGGCTGCCCAAAAATTGGATCACGCTCCGTTTGTCGATCCTGTACCCCAGGCTTTGACGTTGACATCGATTGTCATAGGCGCATGTGTAACGGCGCTTGCCCTGTCGCTTGTAATAAAGGTATACGAGCACTACGGAACAATAGATGCTGATAAAGTAAGGAGGCTTAACGGATGA
- a CDS encoding proton-conducting transporter membrane subunit yields the protein MTSNLPILSIIIPFIAAFVTGIIGNRIKWLRNILAAASVGTSFLLMIVLFKPVMIDGKIIYYWFGNWAPVDKWAIGIGLGVDQLSLLLGLIVSFTTMLSCIYSIKYLSYDDGVERYYPLFLLLSGSMLGFVLTGDFFNMYVMLEIMTFAAISLVSFRTEKYQSVEAAFKYIVIASIGSSLILLGTIVLYERFHTLNIAQIGANLANHSYDIISIFALALLLSGYAVKAFLVPCHTWPPDAHMAAPSSVSMILSSVMSKTGVYAIIRIIYTMYQSMNLSSMQHLMIFWGTITMVVGITMAIIQTDFKRMLAFSSVSQIGYIIVGIGLATPIGITGGIYHMINHVVFKSLLFLSAGAVYYKTHTTNMDELGGLAKKMPYTTVMFIVGMLSIGGIPPFNGFVSKWLLYKATFEDGYAIVTIIAVLCSVLSLAALLKAMQSIFFGKMPERFQNVKEVPKTMLIPMGILSVTSLVEGLFPQLVDKFITRPVTSAILNPGKYIDSILGKGYFEEIAKTDVQVQKLTYEIAGYNPLGWLLIFGIALLGFLIFAVFMYSDNKTARTETLKETAPSSEETSKYDIYTGGENIDPVTIGGSDLFWGLKYDLRKYFAFIKNAHSGVVNDYSLWVVGTLVVLSVYLLFVL from the coding sequence ATGACTTCGAATTTACCTATTTTAAGTATTATAATACCATTCATAGCTGCGTTTGTTACCGGAATAATAGGAAACAGGATAAAGTGGCTCAGAAATATTCTTGCGGCAGCCTCTGTCGGAACATCTTTTTTATTGATGATTGTCCTGTTTAAACCTGTAATGATTGATGGTAAAATTATTTATTACTGGTTTGGAAACTGGGCGCCGGTCGATAAATGGGCAATAGGAATAGGCCTCGGCGTGGATCAGCTTAGTTTGCTTCTGGGGCTTATAGTTTCGTTTACGACCATGCTTTCCTGTATATATTCTATAAAGTACTTATCGTATGATGACGGCGTTGAAAGATATTATCCCTTATTTCTTCTTTTATCAGGAAGCATGCTGGGATTCGTGCTTACAGGGGACTTCTTTAATATGTATGTAATGCTTGAGATAATGACATTTGCAGCCATATCCCTTGTTTCTTTCAGAACAGAAAAATATCAATCGGTCGAAGCCGCCTTTAAATATATTGTAATTGCTTCGATAGGTTCTTCGCTTATACTTTTAGGAACGATAGTTTTGTATGAGAGGTTCCACACATTGAATATAGCACAAATCGGTGCGAATTTGGCGAATCACAGCTATGATATCATAAGTATTTTTGCCCTTGCGCTACTCTTATCCGGATATGCCGTAAAGGCATTTCTTGTGCCGTGTCATACATGGCCGCCTGATGCGCATATGGCTGCGCCGTCGTCTGTCAGCATGATTTTATCGAGTGTTATGAGCAAAACAGGCGTATATGCCATAATAAGAATAATATATACGATGTATCAGTCTATGAATCTCAGTTCTATGCAGCATCTTATGATTTTCTGGGGAACGATTACGATGGTTGTCGGAATTACCATGGCGATAATTCAGACGGATTTTAAAAGGATGCTGGCGTTTTCTTCAGTATCACAGATAGGTTATATTATAGTCGGGATAGGGCTTGCAACGCCTATTGGCATAACCGGCGGGATATATCATATGATAAACCACGTGGTTTTCAAAAGCCTCTTGTTTTTGAGCGCAGGTGCTGTTTATTACAAGACTCATACGACTAACATGGACGAACTCGGGGGTCTGGCAAAAAAAATGCCTTATACGACGGTGATGTTTATAGTTGGTATGCTGTCTATAGGAGGAATACCGCCGTTCAACGGTTTCGTAAGCAAATGGCTTCTGTATAAGGCGACATTTGAAGACGGATATGCGATTGTAACCATAATCGCCGTGCTGTGCAGCGTTTTGTCCCTTGCGGCACTTTTAAAAGCCATGCAATCGATATTCTTCGGAAAGATGCCGGAAAGGTTTCAAAATGTCAAAGAAGTACCTAAAACCATGCTCATTCCAATGGGCATCCTTTCGGTAACATCGCTTGTGGAAGGCCTGTTCCCACAATTGGTCGATAAATTTATTACAAGGCCTGTCACATCTGCCATACTGAATCCGGGAAAATATATAGATTCGATACTGGGAAAGGGTTATTTTGAAGAAATCGCGAAAACAGACGTTCAAGTGCAGAAGCTCACATATGAGATCGCCGGCTATAATCCCCTTGGGTGGCTGCTGATTTTCGGAATCGCTCTTTTAGGATTTTTAATATTTGCAGTTTTTATGTATTCGGACAATAAAACTGCTCGGACTGAAACTTTAAAAGAAACCGCTCCATCTTCGGAAGAAACATCAAAATACGATATATATACAGGAGGAGAAAATATCGATCCTGTAACTATAGGTGGTTCAGATCTCTTCTGGGGTTTAAAATATGATTTGAGAAAATATTTTGCTTTTATAAAAAATGCCCACAGTGGGGTTGTAAACGATTATTCTCTGTGGGTGGTAGGTACGCTTGTCGTATTATCGGTGTATCTGCTGTTTGTCCTTTAA